One Pseudoliparis swirei isolate HS2019 ecotype Mariana Trench chromosome 4, NWPU_hadal_v1, whole genome shotgun sequence genomic window carries:
- the kif18a gene encoding kinesin-like protein KIF18A — MASDLCSHVKVVVRVRPISEREKRENCRNVVQVVDNHMLIFDPKEEDTSCFGSRRIRNNINKKANKDLKFVFDRVFGENSTQDDIFESTTKGVLDGVMNGFNSTVFAYGATGAGKTHTMLGSQNEPGVMYRTMTELFKRMDDAKEEKEFSVAFSYLEVYNEQIRDLLANVGPLAVREDSTKGVVVQGLTLHQPQSAAHILEALDFGNRNRTQHPTDMNATSSRSHAVFQIHLRQQDKTASLNPNACIAKMSLIDLAGSERASATNAKGARLREGANINRSLLALGNVINALAEPKSKKSHIPYRDSKLTRLLKDSLGGNCRTVMIANISPSSKLYDDTHNTLKYASRAKEIKSSLKSNVVSLDSHIGQYAVICEKQKQEILQLKIKLNEYEKNTVQGASNMISSQKQADFKRVSEALQQIFSGRALIRNEQLDLERQLKENELRQRYTEEDNLQVQCFCAKEKTEKATCKHERKIASLRTRQQHIHKRLNETEKRFLDNDGLLHRKPAEVKLEPRPRMPIRRNLSESLPQQSPQTAAMAQFEESMSPLQCTPEPSQTTVWVLPQSSSSATDPNMTFDVVDNDEQTASNALIKRGSSASTYGLLAQPTAQPTKK; from the exons AAGGAAGAGGATACATCATGTTTTGGGTCACGAAGAATACGAAACAATATCAACAAAAAGGCTAACAAAGACCTTAAGTTTGTTTTTGACCGTGTCTTCGGTGAGAACTCTACCCAAGATGACATCTTTGAGAGCACCACAAAAGGAGTGTTGGACGGTGTGATGAATGGATTTAACTCCACAG TGTTTGCCTACGGTGCCACTGGAGCAGGCAAGACGCATACTATGTTAGGCTCGCAAAATGAGCCTGGGGTCATGTACCGCACCATGACAGAGCTGTTCAAACGCATGGATGATgccaaggaggagaaagaatttTCTGTGGCATTCTCATATCTTGAG gtTTACAATGAACAGATCAGAGACTTGTTGGCTAACGTCGGCCCGCTTGCCGTCAGAGAGGACAGCACTAAAGGAGTGGTCGTTCAGGGCCTCACACTGCATCAG CCCCAATCTGCAGCACACATTCTTGAGGCTTTGGATTTTGGCAATCGCAACAGGACCCAGCACCCCACTGACATGAATGCCACTTCTTCCCGGTCCCATGCTGTATTTCAG ATACATTTGAGACAGCAAGACAAAACCGCCAGTCTCAATCCTAATGCCTGCATTGCCAAAATGAGCCTGATTGATCTGGCCGGCTCGGAGAGAGCCAGCGCCACCAATGCCAAAGGTGCACGTCTGCGGGAAGGCGCTAACATCAATCGTTCACTTCTTGCCCTTGGAAATGTTATCAATGCACTTGCTGAACCAAAG aGTAAGAAAAGTCATATACCGTACAGGGACAGCAAGCTGACGCGGCTACTTAAAGACTCCTTGGGGGGCAACTGCAGGACAGTTATGATCGCCAATATTAGCCCCTCTTCCAAGTTATACGATGACACCCACAACACACTGAAGTATGCCAGCAGGGCGAAGGAGATTAAGTCCTCG CTGAAAAGTAATGTTGTAAGCCTGGACAGCCACATTGGCCAGTATGCAGTGATATGTGAGAAGCAAAAGCAAGAG ATTCTACAGTTGAAGATAAAACTGAATGAATATGAGAAGAACACGGTGCAAGGGGCTTCAAACATGATCTCATCGCAAAAACAGGCCGATTTCAAAAG GGTGTCAGAAGCTCTGCAGCAAATCTTCTCGGGCCGGGCCCTAATCAGGAATGAACAGCTGGATCTGGAGAGACAACTGAAGGAGAATGAGCTGCGCCAGCGGTACACTGAGGAGGACAACCTGCAGGTCCAATGTTTCTGTGCCAAAGAAAAGACCGAGAAG GCTACTTGTAAGCACGAGCGGAAGATTGCCAGCTTACGCACTCGGCAGCAACACATTCACAAACGTTTGAATGAGACGGAGAAGCGTTTCCTGGACAATGATGGCTTGCTTCATC GAAAACCGGCTGAAGTGAAACTGGAACCACGTCCCAGAATGCCAATCAGGAGAAATTTGTCTGAGTCGCTGCCACAGCAAAGCCCCCAGACCGCTGCCATGGCCCAGTTTGAGGAGAGCATGTCCCCACTGCAGTGCACCCCAGAACCTTCACAGACCACAGTCTGGGTCCTGCCACAGAGCTCCTCCAGCGCCACGGACCCCAACATGACCTTTGACGTTGTGGACAATGACGAACAAACTGCAAGTAATGCACTTATCAAGCGGGGCTCGTCAGCATCAACCTATGGACTTCTGGCCCAGCCAACTGCCCAGCCGACTAAAAAGTAA